A segment of the Delphinus delphis chromosome 20, mDelDel1.2, whole genome shotgun sequence genome:
gctcgcaggctctagtgcgcaggctcaatagttgtggcgcacgggcttagttgctccgcggcatgtgggatcttcccagacaagggcccaaacccgtgtcccctgcattggcagacggactcttaaccactgcgccaccaagccCGGCATGCGTATTATTAGGCcactaatttttatattaatcttgaacgctttgggacttccctggtggcgcagtggttaagaggccacactcccaatgcaggggcctggctttgatccctggtcagggaaagagATCTCagatgcatgccgcaactaagagttcgcatgccacaactaaggggcctgtgtgccgcaactaaggagcccgcctgccacaactacagacccggcgcaaccaaataaaataaatattttttaaaaaatcttgaaagcttTATTTCCACATACACTCGAATCTTATTATTTGTGCTAGTTACATCCTTACAAGCTGTGAACACTGAACTGGCAAACACCAAGCCATTGATCCTGGGGGAGATACAGGGTCAAGCTCCCACGAGCATCTTGTCACAACACTTTTGCCAACCCATCAACATATAATCAggttttctgtgtgttttctgtttaaagacacgtTATTTAATATAGAGTTGGTCCATTCACAGTGatctcacagccaacagcagtgcAACAAAAATTATCTACAACGAAGCTTGTCTAATTGAGGCACATCGCAGCCTTCGTGCACTTATAGGAACGCTAGCCAGCACTCCAGCACTATGCTTGGGGCTCTTTCAAACAGAGAAATCACCACAAAAAAgcacagaaatgtgaaaaatgtggcactaaatagATTGCAGAAAGGACGCTTGTATACAGCGTGAGAGCTGAGACAAGAAGGCGCAGTTGCCTCGCCTGATCTGAGCTGAAAGGTGCCCATCGAGCGAGTCAGATCCTTTGCTGCTCTGAACACAAGCACGCCTGCCAACAACTGCGAAAGCACGTGAGTATTAGTTTGTGGACTACAAATAAATGTTCGCGAGTAGGCGAATTCGAAAAATACAGGATCCGCGAATACTGAGGCTCGACTGTAATTGGCTTCCTTTGTGATCCTGTGCGTTTCATTTTAGGCATTTACAAACATAATTCGGTGAAGGAGGTGATAGCCCTAAAAAGGTGACAAATTTCTGGCGAACAGGCAGATGAGGAGAAACCAGCAAAAAAAGGCTCAGAAGGAGCTGtgtgaagagaaaaatgagaagaaggTGGTGTTCTGGATGTCTTGTGAAGAAAGGTCATAGCTTTCTTCTGGAAATAGCTAGAAAGACTCCAGGACTATCAACACAGGATTAGCTGGAATAAATAAATCATGCAATAGGGGAAAAATATAATTAGCTGGAATCATATTTACAGGTATCCTCAAATATGCTGTATATTTAGGTGACAGGTGCTTTAGGTgccccaaataaatatttctagaatgAATGAATTGGTTCTTTCCTCAATTTATAAACCAGAGAGGTCTCCAAACCAAATCTCCTCTACGTAGAACTTTAGTTCTTGAGTGAAAGGACAAAtcattaaatactttaaaaagtttttaatgtcaaaacattttaaacttttttttttttggcaaaaacaGAGAGGGTGGGCACCACCCCACAGCCCTGAGTGGAATAGGAAGGCTTGGAAAAAGAGTGCAGGGACATGAGGTCCAATCTTGTAGCAGCTTCTGAGGAAAGGCTCAGTCCAGGGGTAAGTTCAAGTCCACAGGTGAAACTGCCAGGATGCCCCCCTGGAAGGGAAAAGTGGCAGAGCCCCATGAGCAGAGAGGCGTCCTCCACTCACAGCAGCATCCACACCAGCCCAGTGAGAGCAGAGACAGGGAAGGCAAAGAaccagagagggggaggggaaagagacccagagagaggtgGACAGGGATGAGGGATGGAGACCCCAAGAAAGGCTCAGAGACTTGGGGTGGATGGGAACAGAGTCCTAGAAGGGGCGGGGGGAGACAGAGCCCCAGAGGGGGTGGACAGAGACTCAAAGAAGGGGAACAAACAGGGTCCTGGAGCTTTAATGATAAAGAGCCCTGGCTTTGTGTTAAAGCCCTAACTCCAATCCCCCACCCTGCATAAGGGACTTTCCCTCAGTCTCCATAAAACCAGGATAATAATCGAATCCTGTAAGGTTGTTGTGGGGTTTCAATGGGATCATTCCACTAAAGTTCTTGGCTGAGTACCTGGCCAAGCTTACCTGTTATCATTCCttaacaaataaaatgattttacaaATAAACCAGCTTCTGCTCTGAGCTACAGACACTAATATCGACTGTCCCGCATATGTTGCTTTGAGGTCTCAGGGGTCTCTCTCCCTTAACTGGACCACCTCCAATCACCTCTGCCTCTTCCCCAAACCTGCTCCCCACCTTCGCCTCCACTCTGCTCTTTCTGGTTCCAGAGGACATCAGATGTAGCCCTGCAGCTGCTCAGGCCAGCATCTTTGGCATCATCCTTGACTCCCGTCTCCCATCCACTCCATGAGCAAAATCTGTCAGGTCTACCTCCAAATTAAATCCAGAATTCTCTACTACCCCGACCCTGGTCTGATCCACCCTAACCTTCTCCCTGGACCAGCCCAGTCACCCCCTTGGGTCTTTGCCCCCTACAGTATTCTCCATACGGCCGCCAGAGGGCACCTGTGACCACCCAAGACAGCTCGCATCCGTCTACTCTGAGCCCTCCTAGGACTCCTGGCTCACTGAGTCAAAGTGCAAGTTCTTACCTTGACCACAAGGCCTAAAGCCTTGCATGATCTGGCCGCCCCTCCTGCTTTcatctcccaccctctccccctcaCTCACACTGCTGCAGCCCTACTGGCTGTCTCTCTGCTCCTCAAACGCACCTAGCCAGCTCCTGCCAGTCTATGAAGCAATGCTTACATTCTGAGAGCCTGGCAGTGATGAGGCAGGTAAGTGAGATGGTGCCCATTGAGCGGCGTGAGATTGGTATTCAGGGAGACGGGGACAGTTGcctaggtcacacagccagtacaAAGGAGCTTAATCCAGCTCTGAGCCCAGCACTGGATTTAAAGCGGTGAGCAAGCAAGGTAAGGGGATGGTGTGGAGGTGGCTGCGATTTTAAATGGGGATCAGGGAGGGGCCCGCTGAGAGTGATACATGAGCAGAGCGGCAGAGGAAGCAAGGCACGGGGATACCAGGCAAAGGGCATTCCCGCAGGCAGTGCTGCACAGGCAGACAGTCACCAGATACTCACATAAATGTCAAGTACTTACAAGGATGATCccattttaatcctcacaataaccctttgAGGTAGGTGTACAATTCTCCTCCCTTTACGGATGAAGAAGCTTGTTTCTAGCTCATAAGTGTTAGTGTATACCAGAGTGGTTTAAGCTGGGCATAGCATCTGCACTGATCACTACAGTGCCTCGTGTccattaggtgctcaataaacacagaAAGGATGAATGGTGGAGCTGGGAGAACACCCGTGATGTCTGAAAGGAAGCCTATGAGCCTCCCCGCCCACTcccccccaatacacacacatacaattacAATTACAGTTAGGTaaagggaagcccagagaggcttTAGCGGCTCACCCAGCCCCCGTGGGCCTGGATCCAGGGCGCAAAGCTGTGCACGTGCTCTACGCTGAGACCGGCCAGGGTGCCCCCCAGCCTGGCCACGCGCCGGCTCAGCTCCATGGCCAGGGCCAGGCGGGCCAGAGGCTCCGGGGAAGGCGGTGGGGGCCCGGGGCACGGCAGCGAGGGGCGTGCTTGGCTTGGGCGAGGGTTGCCCTCCCGGCTAGAGAAGAGCTCCACTAGGCGGCTGAAGGAACCAGCGGAGAGGCGGGCCAGCTTGCGCCGCAGGGCGGGGTCTGAGGCCAGCTGTAGGGCggggaggaagaggcagggtCTGCCTCAGTCACACCCTCGTAGCCAGCCaatgggaggctgggaggcgTGGCTTCAAGAGCTCTAGATATAACTGACGCCCTAAGCCACGCCCCTATCCAGCACATCTGCCAATCACAAACGAGACTATAAGATCTCGGCCAAACTACTCACAGCAAGATGGCCTAGAACCGGAGAAGCCAAGCCACGCCCCTGACAAGGCCTCGACAGCCAATCAGGACCAAGCCCTGTATTAGCTGTGTTCCAGCATGCTAACATTCTAGCCACGCCCCTGTGGGCTTCCCCGAAGGCCAAGCCTGTGACGGCAACCTTGCCTTCTACCAGACAATGAATATTATAAGGCCATACACTTTGCCCAAGCTCCTGACCCAACCTGATTCCAGGACAGAGTCACAAGCCACACTCCCTCCGGCAGTCCATTTCCCCCATGTTCTAAGTAACGTCCCTATATAGTCAATCAGGGCTTCAGATTTTAGACAGCTGTCTTCAAGCTACCCCATCCTCGCTTTCCCATCACCATACATTCCCTTACCGACTCACCTCCTCCAATCTCCTTCCTAGAACAGTTTCTGGTGGCCACACCCCTCTGCCTTCATGCCACGCCCCTTTGACGATCAAAGAAGTCACTAATTTAAAGTATTGCCCTGGCTTACCTGTCACTCACCCCTTTACTGAAGCCTTGTCCCACCTTCTCTCCACCTGACCATCCAATGAGAATGCAGATCCAGCTTCAGGTCCCAGTGCGGAACCATGCCGCAACTCCTATCCTAGCTAAGGGATGGAACAGACCACCCATCACCTTCTGGTTGATGacttctgcctcttcctccagCAAGGCCACCAGCTTTCGCAGCAGGGCTTCCTTCTCTGTGGGTACGTGATCCTGTAATTCTGGGGGGCAGAAGAGAATTTGGCTGGGGACAGAACCCTGGCGACCCTTCTACCCTCATCCTTCTCTAGGGCCCTTCTGCACCTCACCTGGGCTAGGTGGGGATTTCAGTTGCTCTTGGACCAGCTGTTCCAGCCGCTGGGCCACCAGGGCATAGAAATCTGGAGTAGCTGGGCCTGGGATGAAAAGAGCCAATGATGGGACTTCAGGACATGAGGAACTTAGGGATTCTCTCCTCCCAACCATCTTGCCAGGTAGCAATGATTTCCATTTCAGAATGGGATAAATTGAGGCCCAGTGAGCAAACTTGGTAAAAGACCCTTTTACTTTTCCCCAAATTGGACTTCGAAGGTTTGAGCCGAACTGGACCTTGAAGATTATCCCATCTAAGGAAGGCAAACACATGGCACTCCAGCTATTACCACTCTATCTCTTGCCCATTTCAGGCAACAACTCATCACAGAACTCTTCTCCCCAGCTGTGAAATCCTCTCCAAGTGAGCACTCCCAGTAGCCATTGCTTGTCTACCCAGTATCACATATGAGAAGAAACCTACTGGTCACTCTTGATCAAGTCCAGTATCCACCCCCCCCCCATTCCTACTTTGCTACTGGAGAAAAGGACTTATGTAACCAAAACAGCCAGGAATTGTGACTGGAAATCAGGTTTCCTGCCTCCCTATTGGGGGTACTGGTGGCTACAAAAGTCTTAGGGGCAAGGAGGCATGTGTAGAAAGAGAGATAACAAATAGAAAGGCACTaaaacgaagtgagagagtggcatggacatatatacactaccaaatgtaaaatcgatagctattgggaagcagccgcatagcacagtgagatcagttcggtgctttgtgtccacctagaggggtgggatagggagggtgggagggagacgcaagagggaggggatatggggatatatgtatatgtatagctgattcactttgttatacagcagaaactaacacaccattgtaaagcaattgtactccaataaagatgttaaaaaaaaaaaaaaggaaagaaagaaagaaaggcacccAAAGCcctcctgaagcctgctcacAGAACTGACAGATAGTAAACCAACTGGGGGTCGGGGGTGAGGGTAGGTGCTGGAGATCCCCCACAGCTACCCCCTTAGCTGAGTGGTCCTGAACTAGTTTCTTATCCTCTCTATGCTTTAAGAATCAAAGCTGCCAGTTCTTGGGTGATCGAGGGAAATCTCTTACCAGGCTCTGAACCATAGCATGGCCGGAGGGGCAGGGAGCAAGGCCGAGGGGACTCAGGGGGAACTGCTCCTCGCCCCAGGGAGCAGGGAAGACATCTTCGAAGGCGGCTCAGGAAGTCTGTTGGCTCCTCTTGGGCAGGGCTCCTGGGGAAGGGGACCTCAGAGAGTGACCCCAAAGGCCCTTTGCAAGCAGTCCCTTTGTCCTCCCACTGAGGGCCTTTCCCTGCAACCCCCAGGACAAGGAGTGGAGCCAGATATAAAGAGGGGGGGAAAGGAGACAGACTGAGTCCAGGAGCAAGAGTTGGAGAGGGGCCCAGCTCAAATGCCGTTCCCTGAGGGAGGAGGGCAACTCCTCTTACCTGGGTGGGGTCGGAATGGGAGACCCCGCAGCCTCACCCCTACTTAGGAAGGCAGCTAGGACCCTCAGCGTGTCCTCTCGGAGCCCCAGTTCTTCCGAGCCTGCCATGGGGGCACCTGTGAGAGAGGGAGCTGGAGGATGGGCTCCAGGGTTCAGCGGGAAGTAGAGGCTGGGGACCCAAATTCCTAGTCCCCGAATGAGGAGGGGGCCAGGACTTGTGAGTCCCCAAAGAGGGAAGGGGCTGAGGGTCTACATTCCCAGGTCCTTTACGGGAGTTGGGGGTCTGGGGGCCCAGACGCTTAAGTCTCCAGATGGAGAAGAGGGATGAGAAGGAAGACCTTGATCCTGGGAGAGGAGAAGGCTAGGGATCCGGATTCTTGGGTCtaagggaggaggggctgggggcctggactctTGAGTTTTCGGAgaagggggctgggggtgtgAACTCTTGAGGCTAAGAGAGAAGGGGGCGGGGCCCTCAGACTTCTGAGTCCCCGAGGGAGAAGGGGGCTTGGGGACTTCTTGATTCTGAAGGTATATGCCAAGCTGCTCACGTCCGTAGAGGGTCGAGAACTACCAATCCCAGCAGGTTTCATAGCAAACATTCCCCTCCCTCCGTTACTGGTTCGCCTCGCAGCCTGCTGGGAGGTGTAGTTCCATTCTCTGAGGCTAGCGTTTGGGAGAGCTAGGACACTCGGATGTCGGAGAAGCGGGACTGAGTTGCCCCCTCCTGGATCCCGgctccctcttctttcctcctcacCTAGCCCTCGCTAACGTCCCGCTCACCTGGTCCCGGGCCCCGCCGCCGCCACCTCCTCCACTGAACTTGTATAAACTTTCTTTCCTTAGTTCAACTTTCCCGCGCCTGCGCACTGGGCCGGGTTGGTGACGACCCAAACATAGAGGGGAGGAGCGTTGGGTCCCGCCTAATTTGCATGTGACGTTCCCAGCATGCCCGCGGTCGGAAGGCCTAAAAAGGGCATGGGATTGGGGGGGGCGACGCCCGCGCTTACCGAGCAGCCTCTTTGGTTTTGGAGTCACCAATACGACTGTGAAGTCGTTTTTATTTCAGGAAATCGATAGAAAAGGAAGCCCCACCTCTAAAGCTCAGCCGACCGGAAGTGGGGTGTGCAGCTGAGAGTTCGAGAGGTACGAAACCCCCAAAACAGACGTGGTTGGAGCACTCTGCGCGCCCCGACCCACCACATAGGAAACGTAGGTAACTGGGGAGTAGGTGGCGTCCGGAGGTGAGGAATCGGAGAAAGGCTGGGTCTACACTGACAGTGGAGAAGGGCGGTTGTGTAGTCTGGGGGAAAgtgaagcaagaaagaaaaaagtgaagcaATGACTGGCGCCGAGATCGGCTGTAAAAAAAGCAAACGTAGAAGTAGC
Coding sequences within it:
- the BCL2L12 gene encoding bcl-2-like protein 12; translation: MAGSEELGLREDTLRVLAAFLSRGEAAGSPIPTPPRSPAQEEPTDFLSRLRRCLPCSLGRGAVPPESPRPCSLPLRPCYGSEPGPATPDFYALVAQRLEQLVQEQLKSPPSPELQDHVPTEKEALLRKLVALLEEEAEVINQKLASDPALRRKLARLSAGSFSRLVELFSSREGNPRPSQARPSLPCPGPPPPSPEPLARLALAMELSRRVARLGGTLAGLSVEHVHSFAPWIQAHGGWGGILAVSPVDLNLPLD